One genomic window of Vicinamibacterales bacterium includes the following:
- a CDS encoding NAD-dependent epimerase/dehydratase, whose protein sequence is MSGPPADASALTGRRVLVLGTTGFIGRWVAREASRAGARVWAVARDGGLARRIAMAYGADVTVAECDVLDEAGLAAVVRDVRPEVTFNLVGYGVDRRETDADRAEAINVDLVRRLLALVRAHGRSADWPGLELVHTGSALEYGAVGGHLSEDAVVNPTTVYGKTKLAATEAVAEASSAGLVKAVTARLFTVYGPGEHQGRLLPSILAARSLTSPVPMTNGLQQRDFTYVGDVAEGLIRAAGQRSAPWTTVNLATGRLHSVRAFVTEAERALALPAGRFLFGALPSRPEEMAHAEVTVERARQWLGWVPGTGIAEGVRATDRFLASLPNVDQP, encoded by the coding sequence GTGAGCGGCCCGCCGGCCGACGCCTCCGCGCTGACGGGCCGCCGCGTGCTCGTGCTGGGCACGACCGGCTTCATCGGCCGCTGGGTGGCGCGCGAGGCCAGCCGCGCGGGTGCGCGCGTGTGGGCCGTGGCCCGCGACGGCGGCCTGGCCCGCCGGATCGCGATGGCCTACGGCGCGGACGTGACCGTCGCGGAGTGCGACGTGCTCGACGAGGCCGGGCTGGCCGCCGTCGTCCGCGACGTGCGTCCCGAGGTGACGTTCAACCTCGTGGGCTACGGCGTCGATCGCCGGGAGACCGATGCCGACCGCGCGGAGGCCATCAACGTCGACCTGGTGCGGCGCCTGCTCGCGCTCGTGAGGGCGCACGGCCGCTCGGCCGACTGGCCCGGTCTGGAGCTGGTGCACACCGGGTCCGCGCTCGAATACGGCGCGGTCGGTGGGCACCTGTCCGAGGACGCCGTCGTCAACCCCACGACCGTCTACGGCAAGACGAAGCTGGCCGCGACCGAAGCCGTGGCTGAGGCCTCGTCGGCCGGTCTGGTGAAGGCCGTGACTGCGCGTCTCTTCACGGTGTACGGTCCTGGGGAGCATCAGGGTCGGCTCCTGCCGTCGATTCTGGCCGCACGATCCCTGACGTCGCCGGTGCCGATGACAAATGGTCTGCAGCAGCGAGACTTCACGTATGTCGGAGACGTGGCCGAGGGGCTGATTCGGGCCGCCGGTCAGCGCTCGGCGCCCTGGACGACCGTCAACCTGGCGACGGGTCGCCTCCACTCCGTGCGCGCGTTCGTGACCGAAGCGGAGCGGGCCCTCGCCCTGCCGGCCGGGCGGTTCCTGTTCGGCGCGCTGCCGTCCCGGCCCGAGGAGATGGCGCACGCGGAGGTCACCGTGGAGCGGGCGCGCCAGTGGCTCGGCTGGGTGCCTGGCACCGGCATTGCGGAAGGAGTCCGTGCCACCGACCGGTTCCTGGCGTCCTTGCCGAACGTGGACCAGCCGTAG